In the Rhizobium rhizoryzae genome, TATCGCTCGCTCAGAAGTTCATCAGCCTTGTCCCAATGGTTGGCCTCCAGCAATTCGCGGATAATGCGGTAGACGACCTGCTTGTTGGCGTGGAGCTTGGGATCCGTGCTGGTAAACAACGCCTCTGCATCCGGCGCGGCAACCACCGCTTCCTGGGCTCGGGCAATACCCGACAAACCTAAAGGGGCATTCACGGCTAGAGCACAGATGAGAACAGCGAGAGTATGGGGGCGTGCGAGGGCAGACATGCGTTCATTCCTTATGGTAGATGACACTGGAACTGCATGGTAAGGAAGCACGCACAATGGCGTAAGGAGGCAGTATTGCCGCCCATGGTATGGAAAAGGGAACCGCCAACACCCCGTTTAAGCAGTTTGGGAACTTGGGCGATTGATCCGCGCTTCGGATCAATCGCCTTTCATGTCAGATTTGGCCTGGAAGCGGCAAAACGCGGATTTCAGGCTTCGACCGTTTCGCGAACATCATCCAGAAGAAAATGCACAATCACATAGCGGGTTGTGTAGCGCTGACCGCTGGCCGAGACGCTTTCCTCACTGCCGCCATCGGATGGATGCCAGCTCTTGTAATGCGGGTTTGTGGTGATCAGCGTGATCGCCTTGCCTGAGAAGCGTCCGCCGGGCCGATAGCGGGCTTCGGCAAGCGGCCAGATTTCCTCGAAATCCTGCTGGCTGATACGGACTTTCAAAGCCTTGCGCGTGATTGCCTTGCCGGGCGTTCCATCCTCGCGTGTTGCAGGCGTGATATGAAGGTCTACCTCTTCTGCATTTTCCAGCAGAAAGGCATATTCGTCTGGCCACATCCGTTTCACGTATTGCTCCTCCCAAAGCTTTCCGTTCACTGAGAGAGTGTAGCGCTTATGCTGGCAGAGGCAATGCGGATACCGGTGGTATTTATCCTTTGTTGGAAAAGGTCAAATCATTGCCGTCTAAATTTATGGTTGAACCGGAAAACTAAAAGTTGACGAATGGGATAAAGATCCCTATGTAGTGTTCATCGATATTTTCTTGCTGAGCTTTGGTTACCGCGCGATTTGCACCGCGCTCGCAACGAACCCTCCCTTTAAAACAATCGTTATCACCATCTGCAGCGTCTTTGCGCTGCGGTCGTTCCGTATTTGCTATGAGAGGGTTCATCATGACCACTGGCACAGTTAAATGGTTTAATTCCACCAAGGGCTTCGGCTTCATTCAGCCTGACAATGGCGGCGCTGACGCCTTCGTGCACATCTCTGCTGTCGAGCGCGCCGGAATGCGCGAAATCGTCGAAGGCCAGAAGATCAGCTACGAGCTTGAGCGCGACAACAAGTCGGGCAAAATGTCGGCCTGCAATCTCCAGGCTGCTTAAATCGGTATCTGCTTTCCTTTGACCACGGATGTACTGGCACTGTTGAAAGCAAAACCCTTGATGAAGGCCGGGCATTGCCTGGCCTTTTTCATGTCGCTCGCCCGCTTGAGAGATCGACGCAAAACACCGTGTGTCTCCCGGCATTCCCAACAACAGGACTAAAAGTTTGAAATACAACAAAGCGAATGATGTTTCCGATCGTCGTAGTGCTGCCAGCAACGCCAAGGCTGCACTTCTGCAAGGCTATCTTGCAGCAAAAGACGCCGCCGAACCAACCCGTACAGCAAAACAGGCCGAACGCCTGGCTCTTGCCGAGGCACGGGAAACGCGGCGCACAGAGCGTGAGCAGGTCAAGCGCGATGAACTTGCCCGGATTGCGGAAGAAGCGGCCGCACGCGAAGCCGTGATCGTAGCGGCAGCCAGGGCTGAGGTTGAAGCGCGGGAATTGGTTGAAAAGAACCGTGTCGCTCGCGTTCTCGAGGACGAAGCAGCTCGCAAGCTCGAGCGCGATCGGCGCTATGCCAATCGCAAGGCGCGGCAAGCCTGAACGGTCCAGGTAGGACCATCAGAGGTTCTAACCGATATGGCGATGGGCGACCGTAGCTGCTAAACGAGCGCCATTCGTTCATGAAAAGAGGGACCAGCGATGATCCAGCCCACCGCGTCGTTCAAGGATAATCTGCAACTGCTGCCATCGATTGAAGGCCTGGCGCGTATAGATCTTGTCGATCAGACTGGCGCTGTTGTCGCAACCATCGAAAATCAGCCAGGCAAGCAGGGTTCGCTGGCGGTCTATCAGTATCTGCAGCAGTCATTCGGAACGCTGGATAGCCAAGCCGCTGCCTACGCCCTCGACATTTTTGCCGAACATACTGCCGATGCCAGAAACCGCCCCGGTGCCCATCCCAATATTGACCGCCTGCTGGAAATCGTTGCCGGAGCAACTCCTTTGAGCATCAGGCTTGTGTCTCAAGAGCAATAAATATCCGGCTAAAATGGTTCGAGACCGGCCTCATCTCGCCCTCATCTACGAAAACTCCTTGGCAAGCAGTTGATCCCGCAATGTGCGGGATATTCTCGACAAGGTTCACTTCTGGTAGAAATAGTTTGGCTTCAGGATTGTTTTGTTGAAGCCTTTCTCGTGCCAGACCCAGGATAGATTTGCAGACAGGGGTGGAACGATCCATGGCCAGTGTCCGTGGACAGTGCGGTTCTGGATCTCTTCGCGCTGGCAAAACTTTTCGAAACTGGAAGCAAGCGTGTGGTGGTCCATTATGCGCACGCCCTTGCGATTGAAGGAATAGAGGACCGCCCGGTTCAGCTCCACCATAGCCTGGTCGCGCCACAGCGGATTGTTCCGGCTGGTATCAAGTCCCAGCGCTTCGGCAATCGGCACTAGCTGATTATAGCGTCTTGGATCGCCAAGATTGAAACTGCCGATTTCTGTGCCCTGGTAGATTCCGTTGGATGGTGCGGCACTATACTGCACGCCCCCCAGATCGAGCGCCATGCCAGACACTGCGGGAAGCGCGAACCACTTGAGGCCGAGTTTTTCGATGGCTTCACACTCTTCGTGGCATATTTCGACTTCCAGAACCTTCTCTGGCGGGATTTCAAAGATCTCCGGCTCTCTGTCACCTATCCTGATCAGCAGCGGCAGGATATCAAAGCGGGTACCACGCCCTCTCCAGCCGAGGGATTGAGCCAATTCGGTTATAGCAAGGTTCTTGGGGTCTCCTAAAACGGTTCCATCCGGTTGTTGGTAGCCGGCATACAGCAGAAGCTGGGAGTTCAGGATCCGAATTTGTGGTTCACCCGCGCGGAAGATGGTAATTGCGGCGCGCAGGTCGCCGCCGTTTGTGCCCCAGTCGATATGAGACAGGATGGCGTCAAAAATCTCCTGGGGAGTTTTTGCATCTCTGGCATCAAACACGGTCAGGGACCGCCAGAACATTCTGCCGACGCAACGAACACTGTTGCGCCAGGCAAGTCGCGCACCGAATGTCAATTCGTCCAGATTATGAGTCCAGGTTCCCCTTTCGCTGAACTCCTGTTGCATCTGCGCGAGCCTGGCCTCAAGGCCGCCTGCAATGCCATTTTCTTCAAACATTTGATGAAGAAAAGCTTCGCCCTCCCGCAAAGGGTCTTTTATCGGCTGAGTAAAGAAGCTGTCGGCCTTTACAGGTGCGCGATCCTTTACGCTTGAATGCCCAAATGGGCATTTATTTATCGATCTTCCTTTCTCTTCATCATGCAGAAATATATTCTCGGCCGTATTATGATTTAAATATCTCATATTAACCCCAGAATTTTAAAAATATTTATATATATATATATCTATTATTACTGCGATTAGCTGAACCGTATCGACTTTGCCAAAGGAGAAAAGTTGAAGAACTTATGCCCCGCTGGATTCACGTTGAAATTGATTTTTCTTTTCAGAGCATTCTCCGTTTGAGAAATCAGATCTCTGGAAATTTCCAGATCGATATCTGGGAGTGTTATCAATGATATAGACGCTTCTGAATCGCCAAGCGACACGTCGAAGTGCACAACCTTTCCAAGCGTCTGTTCTCCACTCCAGAGCAATGCATCAATTCTGTCAGTTTGAACGGGTGAAAGCCCCGCGATGCTCGCCCTTCCGTGAGAGCGGAAGATGATGTCCTGGCTGTGCGGATCCGGCCAGCACGAGAACAGATCGCCCGTGTCGAACCTGACCAAGGCCATTATTCCATCCCGTAGCCAGCTGACAGCCAGGCGACCGAAAAGCGTATTTTCCGGAAGTTGCCCGACAATGGTATCTTGCCACTCCGCCTCTATTGGAATGATCTCGAAGACAAAATCCTGGGTGTAACCGACATAGTCTCCATCTTCACGGCCGTACATGACGGAGGCAGCTTCGCTCGA is a window encoding:
- a CDS encoding cold-shock protein, which produces MTTGTVKWFNSTKGFGFIQPDNGGADAFVHISAVERAGMREIVEGQKISYELERDNKSGKMSACNLQAA
- a CDS encoding DUF6481 family protein; its protein translation is MKYNKANDVSDRRSAASNAKAALLQGYLAAKDAAEPTRTAKQAERLALAEARETRRTEREQVKRDELARIAEEAAAREAVIVAAARAEVEARELVEKNRVARVLEDEAARKLERDRRYANRKARQA
- a CDS encoding DUF2322 family protein, with the translated sequence MIQPTASFKDNLQLLPSIEGLARIDLVDQTGAVVATIENQPGKQGSLAVYQYLQQSFGTLDSQAAAYALDIFAEHTADARNRPGAHPNIDRLLEIVAGATPLSIRLVSQEQ
- a CDS encoding nitric oxide synthase oxygenase translates to MRYLNHNTAENIFLHDEEKGRSINKCPFGHSSVKDRAPVKADSFFTQPIKDPLREGEAFLHQMFEENGIAGGLEARLAQMQQEFSERGTWTHNLDELTFGARLAWRNSVRCVGRMFWRSLTVFDARDAKTPQEIFDAILSHIDWGTNGGDLRAAITIFRAGEPQIRILNSQLLLYAGYQQPDGTVLGDPKNLAITELAQSLGWRGRGTRFDILPLLIRIGDREPEIFEIPPEKVLEVEICHEECEAIEKLGLKWFALPAVSGMALDLGGVQYSAAPSNGIYQGTEIGSFNLGDPRRYNQLVPIAEALGLDTSRNNPLWRDQAMVELNRAVLYSFNRKGVRIMDHHTLASSFEKFCQREEIQNRTVHGHWPWIVPPLSANLSWVWHEKGFNKTILKPNYFYQK
- a CDS encoding phenylacetate--CoA ligase family protein gives rise to the protein MLDAFPLTDKNFYSRHGTEAYQESARSVLLFAESSGTSGSRPLLTPRGRTDLTWNTYNQSLAYRRHVIAGQDRVLLLNPSVMSPFIEGSARALFDLGVAHMRAFPIPEICGWERIGRLINDYAITAIMSTPTLILKLLFELRRMKLSTPSLEKLLVTGEHLSRPLLNALDALMGVPGAARPLIYGSSEAASVMYGREDGDYVGYTQDFVFEIIPIEAEWQDTIVGQLPENTLFGRLAVSWLRDGIMALVRFDTGDLFSCWPDPHSQDIIFRSHGRASIAGLSPVQTDRIDALLWSGEQTLGKVVHFDVSLGDSEASISLITLPDIDLEISRDLISQTENALKRKINFNVNPAGHKFFNFSPLAKSIRFS